Proteins encoded together in one Ferroglobus placidus DSM 10642 window:
- a CDS encoding thiolase family protein: MVRSVIVSGVRTPIGKFGGSLRDVPAVELGALVIKEAVKRAGIKPEDVDEVIMGQVVTAGCGQNTARQAAIKAGIPVEVPAFQLNKVCTSGLKAIALAHMMIQTGEAEVVVAGGMESMSSAPYGLLKARWGYRMFNDVLVDLMVHDGLWDPIYNQHMAENTEDVADEFGVSRDEMDEWAYYSHVKAIKAIDEGKFAEEIVPVVVKEKKGERVVDTDECPRRDTSLEKIKSLPPVFRKDGKITAGNAPNTSDGAAAVVVMSEDKAKELGVEPKLEIVSYGQASQDPKYIATVPAYAAEKALKKAELNKDDIDLWEINEAFAAVTLISGKYLLNLDMDRVNVNGGAVALGHPIGATGARLVVTLMHEMLRRKSEYGVVTLCAGMAQGDAMVFRLY, encoded by the coding sequence ATGGTAAGGTCGGTTATCGTTTCTGGAGTGAGAACTCCAATAGGTAAGTTTGGAGGATCATTGAGAGATGTTCCCGCTGTTGAGCTTGGGGCTCTCGTGATAAAAGAAGCTGTGAAGAGAGCCGGCATAAAGCCGGAGGACGTCGATGAGGTTATAATGGGGCAAGTAGTTACAGCCGGCTGCGGGCAAAACACGGCAAGGCAGGCAGCCATAAAAGCCGGCATTCCGGTAGAAGTTCCGGCTTTTCAGTTAAACAAAGTCTGCACATCCGGTTTAAAAGCAATTGCTTTAGCTCACATGATGATTCAAACCGGAGAAGCTGAAGTTGTTGTAGCCGGCGGGATGGAAAGCATGAGCTCAGCTCCTTACGGTTTGCTCAAAGCGAGATGGGGTTACAGGATGTTTAACGACGTCCTCGTTGATTTAATGGTTCACGACGGGCTTTGGGATCCGATTTACAACCAGCACATGGCTGAAAACACAGAAGATGTTGCCGACGAGTTCGGAGTTAGCAGAGATGAGATGGACGAATGGGCTTACTACAGCCACGTTAAAGCGATTAAAGCTATTGACGAAGGAAAGTTCGCTGAGGAAATCGTGCCAGTCGTCGTTAAGGAGAAAAAAGGGGAAAGGGTAGTGGATACTGATGAGTGTCCGAGGAGAGACACGAGCTTGGAAAAAATAAAAAGTCTACCTCCGGTTTTCAGAAAAGACGGAAAGATAACCGCCGGAAACGCTCCAAACACGAGCGATGGGGCTGCGGCTGTTGTTGTTATGAGCGAGGATAAGGCTAAAGAACTTGGGGTGGAGCCGAAGCTTGAGATAGTTTCCTACGGACAGGCTTCGCAAGATCCGAAGTACATAGCTACCGTTCCAGCTTATGCTGCTGAGAAAGCTTTGAAGAAAGCCGAATTGAACAAAGATGACATCGATTTGTGGGAGATAAACGAGGCTTTCGCAGCGGTAACGCTAATTTCGGGAAAGTATTTGCTCAACCTCGATATGGACAGAGTAAACGTTAACGGAGGAGCGGTAGCTTTAGGACATCCGATCGGAGCTACCGGAGCGAGACTCGTTGTCACTCTAATGCACGAAATGCTGAGGAGAAAGAGCGAGTACGGAGTGGTTACCCTTTGCGCTGGAATGGCACAGGGAGATGCGATGGTTTTCAGACTTTACTGA
- the comD gene encoding sulfopyruvate decarboxylase subunit alpha, with translation MIEEEFLKTLEKAKIDYVLTLPCERVKKLISLLPSKFEIVNLSREEEGVGISAGLYMGGKKPAMLIQSSGFGNCVNALMSLTKCYELPLPILISWRGVYGEKIEAQKPLGERLPRVLEALDIEFVVFDGKNFDEVENAIKESFEEEKIVAVLLRPDVWSEAEDFYFERPKVKRKEVRVEECEAKMTRFELLKTIKEELEGKIVVSNIGYPSRELYHVLDQPTNFYMLGSMGLASSIALGVALTGKEVISIDGDGSILMNPSTLFTAGSVDVDLKILAVDNAAYGSTGNQPTASVKADLQLLAISAAFEKTFRANGEEVKEMLKEGGKVFIHFIAKPGNAKVPTIPMKAVEIKERFMEAIR, from the coding sequence ATGATCGAGGAAGAGTTCTTAAAAACTTTGGAAAAAGCGAAAATAGACTACGTCCTAACTCTCCCTTGCGAGAGGGTAAAGAAGTTAATCTCTCTACTCCCCTCGAAATTCGAAATCGTAAACTTATCGAGAGAAGAGGAAGGAGTAGGGATTTCCGCCGGACTATACATGGGAGGCAAAAAGCCGGCAATGCTGATCCAAAGCTCCGGGTTTGGGAATTGCGTCAACGCTTTGATGAGCCTAACCAAATGCTACGAACTGCCTCTTCCGATTTTAATAAGCTGGAGGGGGGTTTACGGAGAAAAGATAGAGGCTCAGAAACCCCTCGGCGAAAGGTTGCCGAGGGTTCTTGAAGCTTTAGATATCGAATTCGTGGTATTCGACGGAAAAAATTTCGATGAAGTGGAAAATGCTATTAAAGAGAGCTTCGAAGAGGAGAAAATCGTAGCAGTTCTCCTCCGCCCGGACGTGTGGAGCGAAGCTGAAGACTTTTACTTCGAAAGACCGAAAGTAAAGAGGAAAGAGGTAAGAGTGGAGGAGTGCGAAGCAAAAATGACGAGATTCGAGCTTCTGAAAACGATTAAAGAGGAGCTCGAGGGGAAAATAGTTGTTTCGAACATAGGATATCCGAGCAGGGAACTCTACCACGTTTTGGATCAACCAACGAACTTCTACATGCTCGGAAGCATGGGATTGGCAAGTTCGATAGCTCTTGGAGTTGCTTTAACGGGGAAAGAAGTCATATCGATAGACGGAGACGGATCGATTCTTATGAATCCCTCCACGTTGTTCACAGCCGGAAGCGTTGATGTTGATCTAAAAATTCTGGCTGTAGATAACGCAGCCTACGGAAGTACGGGAAATCAGCCGACAGCTTCAGTTAAAGCAGATTTACAGCTCTTAGCAATCTCAGCAGCCTTCGAAAAAACTTTTAGGGCTAACGGAGAGGAAGTTAAAGAGATGCTGAAAGAGGGAGGGAAGGTTTTCATTCACTTCATAGCCAAGCCCGGAAATGCCAAAGTTCCGACGATTCCGATGAAAGCTGTTGAGATAAAGGAGAGGTTCATGGAGGCGATAAGATGA
- a CDS encoding SPL family radical SAM protein, producing the protein MSYKLLAPFDPWKSKLCTCPAKLSFNPYTGCNHRCLYCYSTYIPNFFNARPKERLLIRLEKELREIKAEALISMSNSSDPYPEMEKSLELTRASLEMFKERGLKVLVITKSDLVTRDIDILKDMKSAVAITITTLDESLAEKIEPNAPSPKRRLRALKKVKEAGIPAILRLDPVIPFLNENVEEVLERAKFVDHVVSSTLKLRADSFSRLSKAFPELKEKFKELYFKQGEKIGGSWYLRRELRVKLLSKVAEKCEELNLSYAFCREGIPFKAKSCDGSHLLLN; encoded by the coding sequence ATGAGCTATAAGCTTTTAGCCCCCTTCGACCCCTGGAAGTCAAAGTTATGCACTTGCCCGGCTAAGCTGTCCTTCAACCCCTATACTGGCTGCAACCATCGCTGCCTTTACTGCTATTCAACCTACATTCCCAATTTCTTCAACGCTCGCCCGAAGGAGAGACTTTTGATAAGGCTCGAAAAAGAGCTTAGAGAGATAAAAGCTGAAGCGTTAATTTCAATGTCCAACAGCAGCGACCCCTATCCTGAGATGGAGAAAAGCTTAGAGCTCACGAGAGCTTCTCTTGAGATGTTTAAGGAAAGGGGCTTGAAGGTGCTCGTGATTACGAAAAGCGATCTCGTTACGAGGGACATTGACATCCTCAAGGATATGAAAAGTGCCGTCGCTATAACAATAACTACTCTCGACGAATCCCTTGCTGAGAAAATCGAGCCCAACGCACCGAGTCCGAAGAGGAGGTTAAGAGCTCTGAAAAAGGTAAAAGAGGCCGGAATTCCGGCAATACTGAGACTCGATCCTGTGATTCCATTTTTAAACGAAAACGTGGAAGAAGTTTTGGAAAGAGCGAAATTCGTCGACCACGTGGTTTCCTCTACTCTAAAGCTCAGGGCTGATTCCTTCTCGAGACTTTCGAAAGCCTTTCCCGAATTGAAGGAGAAATTCAAGGAGCTTTACTTTAAACAGGGAGAAAAGATAGGAGGAAGCTGGTATTTAAGGAGAGAGCTTAGAGTGAAGCTTCTGTCGAAAGTTGCTGAGAAGTGCGAGGAGCTGAACTTAAGCTACGCTTTCTGCAGAGAAGGAATTCCTTTTAAAGCTAAGAGCTGCGACGGTTCGCATTTACTCTTAAATTAA
- a CDS encoding vitamin B12-dependent ribonucleotide reductase codes for MELSKTAEVVLKKRYLLKDDKGNVIETPEQMLWRVANAIAEAEEKYGNDPDYWAKKFFEIMDRQEFMPNSPTLMNAGTELNQLSACFVIPVEDSIDGIFKALWDMAKVQKSGGGTGFSFSRIRPKGDIVKSTKGVASGPVSFMKIFDAATEQIKQGGRRRGANMGVLSVHHPDIEEFITAKWEEGVLRNFNISVAVTDKFMEALKNDEDYELINPRTGEVVKKVSARKIFNLIVEGAWRNGEPGLIFIDEINRHNPTPHVGMIEATNPCGEQPLLPYESCNLGSINLSKFVNEKEGDFEWERLREVVHIATRFLDNVIDVNSYPIPEIEKMTKGNRKIGLGVMGWADALFKLKIPYDSEEAVALAEKVMKFIQEESHKASQMLAEERGVFPNWKGSVWEKRGIKMRNATTTTIAPTGTISIIAGCSSGIEPVFALAYKRTNILDGEEFFEINPIFERTLKEIGLYREDIIERVAEEGSIQRIGEIPEAVRRVFKCALDIPAEWHVRMQAAFQKYTDNAVSKTINLPNHATKADVEKAFLLAYELKCKGITVYRDGSREEQVLRIKKTEEEKKRKEKEAKVRPPVKYIEPRPRPRITKGVTIETKTGCGSLYVTINEDEYGIAEVFVQLGKSGGCAASQTEAIGRLLSIALRSWVNPEALIRQLKGIRCPSVGFDNGEIITSCADGVAKVLEKHLKGEYKKIKLEVKGVKPLTEFTEEAEEEHRTKLIGGVCPECGNVLEYGEGCMTCRMCGFTRCG; via the coding sequence ATGGAGTTATCAAAAACGGCTGAGGTTGTTTTAAAAAAGAGGTACCTGCTTAAGGACGATAAGGGTAACGTGATAGAAACTCCCGAGCAAATGCTCTGGAGAGTAGCTAACGCTATAGCCGAAGCTGAGGAAAAATACGGTAACGATCCGGACTACTGGGCTAAGAAATTCTTCGAAATAATGGACAGGCAGGAGTTCATGCCAAACTCGCCTACTTTGATGAACGCCGGAACGGAGTTGAATCAGCTCTCCGCTTGCTTCGTTATTCCGGTAGAGGACAGCATAGACGGAATTTTCAAAGCCCTATGGGACATGGCTAAAGTGCAAAAGAGCGGCGGGGGAACGGGCTTTAGCTTTTCGAGAATCAGACCGAAGGGAGACATCGTTAAGTCTACCAAAGGAGTGGCATCTGGACCGGTAAGCTTCATGAAAATCTTCGACGCAGCTACGGAGCAGATAAAGCAGGGTGGAAGGAGGAGAGGAGCGAACATGGGAGTTTTAAGCGTTCACCATCCTGACATAGAAGAATTCATCACCGCCAAATGGGAGGAGGGAGTGCTGAGGAACTTCAACATAAGCGTTGCTGTTACCGACAAATTCATGGAAGCGTTGAAAAATGACGAAGATTACGAACTCATCAATCCGAGAACCGGAGAAGTTGTTAAGAAAGTTTCTGCGAGAAAAATTTTCAACTTAATCGTTGAAGGAGCTTGGAGAAACGGGGAGCCGGGATTGATATTCATAGACGAGATAAACAGGCACAATCCTACACCTCACGTCGGAATGATTGAAGCAACCAACCCGTGCGGTGAACAACCGCTTTTGCCCTACGAATCCTGCAACCTCGGGAGCATCAACCTCTCGAAGTTCGTGAACGAAAAGGAAGGAGATTTTGAATGGGAGAGGTTAAGGGAGGTAGTTCACATAGCTACGAGATTTCTCGATAACGTAATTGATGTAAACAGCTACCCTATTCCAGAAATAGAGAAAATGACGAAAGGTAACAGAAAAATCGGACTCGGAGTGATGGGTTGGGCTGACGCTCTTTTCAAACTGAAGATTCCTTACGACAGCGAAGAAGCTGTGGCTTTGGCTGAGAAAGTGATGAAGTTCATTCAGGAAGAATCCCACAAAGCTTCTCAAATGCTCGCTGAGGAAAGAGGAGTTTTCCCCAACTGGAAGGGAAGCGTTTGGGAGAAGAGAGGAATAAAAATGAGAAACGCAACAACTACTACCATCGCTCCTACAGGAACGATAAGCATCATAGCCGGTTGCAGCAGTGGTATCGAGCCAGTCTTCGCTTTAGCTTACAAGAGGACGAACATTCTCGATGGAGAGGAGTTTTTCGAGATAAATCCGATATTTGAAAGAACTCTGAAAGAGATCGGGCTTTACAGAGAGGACATAATCGAGAGGGTGGCTGAGGAGGGAAGCATACAGAGAATTGGGGAAATTCCCGAAGCCGTGAGGAGAGTTTTCAAGTGCGCACTGGACATTCCAGCTGAGTGGCACGTCAGAATGCAGGCGGCTTTTCAGAAGTACACCGACAATGCGGTAAGTAAGACGATAAACCTTCCGAATCACGCGACGAAAGCTGACGTTGAAAAAGCTTTTCTCCTCGCTTACGAGCTTAAATGTAAGGGAATTACTGTTTACAGAGATGGAAGCAGGGAAGAGCAGGTGTTGAGGATTAAAAAGACTGAGGAAGAGAAAAAGAGAAAGGAGAAGGAGGCTAAAGTTAGACCTCCAGTCAAATACATAGAGCCGAGACCGAGACCGAGAATAACGAAGGGTGTTACGATAGAAACGAAAACCGGTTGCGGAAGCCTTTACGTAACCATAAACGAGGACGAGTACGGGATAGCTGAGGTCTTTGTTCAGCTCGGAAAGAGCGGTGGATGTGCAGCATCGCAAACGGAAGCTATCGGAAGGCTTTTGAGCATAGCTTTGAGGAGCTGGGTAAATCCAGAAGCTCTGATAAGACAGCTGAAGGGAATAAGGTGTCCCTCAGTTGGCTTCGACAACGGAGAAATAATAACGAGCTGCGCCGACGGAGTTGCTAAGGTTTTGGAGAAACACCTCAAAGGAGAGTACAAGAAGATAAAGCTTGAAGTTAAAGGGGTAAAACCTCTGACGGAGTTCACGGAGGAGGCTGAGGAAGAGCACAGAACGAAGCTGATAGGAGGAGTCTGCCCAGAGTGCGGCAACGTCCTTGAGTACGGGGAAGGCTGTATGACTTGCAGGATGTGCGGATTTACGAGATGCGGTTAA
- a CDS encoding 3-hydroxyacyl-CoA dehydrogenase family protein, which produces MKVEDVKVVGVLGAGTMGSGIAQVCAMAGFEVILRDLEERFLERGMENIKKSLSKFVEKGKISEDEMKATLERIKTTTKLEDFENVDVVIEAIIEDMEAKKAVFRELSNIVKREDAIFASNTSTLSITEMASVTRKPENFVGIHFMNPVPLMKGVEIVRGLLTSEETVQFAFDFVRKLGKEPVVCKDSPGFISNRILMPWINEGIWVLYEGIATKEEIDRGMRLFTNVPMGPLELADLIGLDIVLAAIETLHRELGDKYKPCPLLKQMVRAGLLGRKTGRGFYDYTKK; this is translated from the coding sequence ATGAAGGTTGAGGACGTGAAAGTTGTCGGAGTTCTCGGTGCGGGAACGATGGGTAGTGGGATAGCTCAGGTATGTGCGATGGCTGGCTTCGAGGTGATTTTGAGGGATCTCGAGGAGAGATTTTTAGAGAGAGGAATGGAAAACATAAAAAAGAGCCTTTCCAAGTTCGTGGAGAAAGGGAAGATAAGCGAGGACGAAATGAAAGCGACTCTGGAGAGAATAAAGACGACGACAAAACTTGAGGATTTTGAGAACGTCGACGTCGTTATAGAAGCGATAATCGAAGACATGGAAGCTAAGAAAGCAGTTTTCAGAGAGCTGAGCAACATAGTGAAGAGGGAAGATGCTATCTTCGCCTCTAACACCTCGACTTTAAGCATAACCGAGATGGCTTCGGTTACGAGAAAACCGGAGAACTTCGTAGGAATTCACTTCATGAATCCCGTTCCACTGATGAAAGGAGTTGAAATAGTCAGAGGTCTTCTCACGAGCGAAGAGACTGTTCAGTTTGCCTTCGATTTTGTAAGGAAGCTTGGAAAAGAGCCAGTTGTTTGCAAAGATTCTCCGGGATTCATCTCCAACAGAATTCTGATGCCCTGGATAAACGAGGGAATCTGGGTTCTCTACGAGGGGATAGCTACGAAGGAAGAAATCGACAGAGGGATGAGGCTGTTCACGAACGTCCCCATGGGTCCCCTTGAGTTAGCCGACCTAATTGGATTGGACATAGTTCTTGCGGCAATAGAAACCTTGCATAGAGAACTTGGCGACAAGTACAAGCCTTGTCCGCTGCTTAAGCAAATGGTTAGGGCTGGATTGCTTGGGAGAAAAACTGGCAGAGGTTTCTACGATTACACGAAAAAATAA
- the yjjX gene encoding inosine/xanthosine triphosphatase yields MKIVVGTENPAKVRGVERAFKKFFDDVEIFKRAVNPEVSPQPFDEETIIGAINRAKKAYSEDFDFSVGVEAGLFKTRRTLSGYVDFQVACVYDGEKFTIGFGPGFEYPKRVVGEVLKGKEVGEVMEKISGIKDLGEKMGAIGFLTKGKVERSDLTEIAVTMALIPWLNRELYEL; encoded by the coding sequence ATGAAAATCGTCGTGGGAACGGAAAATCCGGCTAAAGTAAGAGGAGTGGAAAGAGCTTTCAAAAAGTTTTTCGACGACGTGGAAATTTTTAAAAGAGCAGTCAATCCGGAAGTTTCTCCTCAGCCTTTTGATGAGGAAACGATAATAGGAGCTATTAACAGGGCGAAAAAAGCTTACAGCGAAGACTTCGATTTTTCAGTCGGTGTCGAGGCTGGGTTGTTCAAAACTCGGAGAACTCTTTCCGGATACGTGGATTTTCAGGTGGCTTGCGTTTACGACGGGGAAAAGTTTACGATCGGCTTTGGTCCGGGTTTCGAGTATCCTAAGAGGGTTGTTGGGGAAGTTCTGAAGGGGAAGGAAGTCGGGGAAGTAATGGAGAAGATAAGCGGGATAAAAGACCTCGGAGAAAAAATGGGGGCGATTGGATTTCTCACGAAAGGGAAAGTTGAGAGAAGTGATTTAACTGAAATAGCTGTGACGATGGCTTTAATTCCTTGGCTCAACCGCGAGCTTTATGAGCTATAA
- a CDS encoding acyl-CoA dehydrogenase family protein, with protein MDFSLSEEHKMLQEAVREFAEKEIKPYGREYDEKKQYPMEIYKKAAKLGYIGASVPEEYDGAGMDCLAEAIISMEFCRADSSIGSAIDLATLGVPMVLRFGSEEQKEFVAKVVRGEGPSAIAVTEPDCGTDVAAMRTRAVKEGDEWVINGTKQFITNGSVGIYTVVLAKTAQVDPPHRGISAFLVEQDREGYEARPIEKMGMHCHDTCEVALKNVRVPADHLIGEENRGFYQLMAFFNESRVKIAALHTGIAIGAYERALEYAKERKAFGKPLIEHQAIQFKLAEMFKDIEAAKLLVFKAAWLIDQGKPDPALSSAAKLFASEMAVKVTYEAVQIFGGYGYSKEYDVERYYRDARVGTIYEGTSEAQKMVIARRIIGKIKV; from the coding sequence ATGGACTTTTCGCTGAGTGAAGAACACAAAATGTTGCAGGAAGCCGTCAGGGAGTTCGCTGAGAAAGAGATAAAGCCATACGGAAGGGAATACGACGAAAAGAAGCAGTATCCGATGGAGATATACAAGAAAGCGGCAAAGCTCGGCTACATCGGAGCGAGCGTTCCCGAGGAGTACGACGGAGCTGGAATGGATTGCTTGGCTGAAGCTATAATCAGTATGGAATTTTGCAGAGCGGACAGCAGCATCGGCTCGGCTATAGATTTGGCAACCCTCGGCGTTCCCATGGTTTTGAGGTTCGGAAGCGAGGAGCAGAAGGAGTTCGTGGCGAAAGTTGTGAGGGGTGAAGGACCTTCAGCCATAGCTGTTACCGAGCCGGACTGCGGAACAGATGTGGCTGCGATGAGGACGAGAGCGGTTAAGGAAGGAGACGAGTGGGTTATAAACGGAACGAAGCAGTTCATAACTAACGGGAGCGTTGGAATTTACACCGTAGTTCTTGCAAAAACCGCTCAGGTAGATCCTCCCCACAGAGGAATATCTGCTTTTCTTGTGGAGCAAGACAGAGAGGGATACGAAGCGAGACCGATTGAAAAAATGGGGATGCACTGCCACGACACTTGCGAGGTGGCTTTGAAGAACGTGAGGGTTCCGGCTGATCATTTAATAGGGGAGGAAAACAGAGGATTTTACCAGCTTATGGCTTTCTTCAACGAAAGCAGAGTTAAGATAGCCGCTTTGCACACCGGAATAGCGATAGGTGCTTACGAGAGGGCTTTGGAGTACGCTAAGGAGAGGAAGGCTTTTGGTAAGCCGCTTATAGAGCATCAGGCTATTCAGTTTAAGCTGGCTGAGATGTTTAAGGACATAGAAGCTGCCAAGCTTTTGGTTTTTAAAGCGGCATGGCTAATCGATCAGGGCAAGCCCGATCCGGCTTTAAGCTCGGCTGCAAAGCTTTTCGCAAGTGAAATGGCTGTAAAGGTGACTTACGAAGCCGTCCAGATCTTCGGTGGCTACGGATACAGTAAGGAATACGACGTCGAGAGATACTACCGGGATGCGAGAGTCGGAACGATCTACGAAGGCACGAGCGAAGCTCAGAAAATGGTCATAGCGAGGAGGATTATTGGTAAAATCAAGGTTTGA
- a CDS encoding Lrp/AsnC family transcriptional regulator — protein MEKLDRLDYLILAELQEDARKSLREIAEKLGVAEATVYNRINKMRKLGIIEKFIPVINYSKLGFDLIAVIGISAEGGHVVELEDLLAKEPNVTAVYDVTGEFDVIAVAKFKDRDSLNSFVKRIAGLEHVKKTYTMVVLNVVKETHLIDIKKLLLEG, from the coding sequence TGGAAAAACTCGACAGACTCGATTACCTCATACTTGCCGAGCTTCAAGAGGATGCGAGAAAAAGTTTGAGGGAAATAGCTGAAAAGCTTGGAGTGGCTGAGGCTACCGTTTACAACCGAATAAACAAGATGAGAAAGCTCGGGATAATAGAGAAGTTCATCCCAGTCATAAACTACTCCAAGCTCGGCTTCGATTTGATTGCCGTGATTGGAATATCCGCCGAAGGAGGACACGTCGTCGAGCTGGAGGATTTGCTTGCGAAGGAGCCGAACGTAACGGCAGTTTACGACGTCACGGGAGAGTTTGATGTTATAGCCGTGGCAAAATTCAAAGACAGAGACAGTTTGAACAGCTTCGTTAAAAGAATCGCCGGACTTGAACACGTGAAAAAGACTTACACGATGGTCGTGCTGAACGTCGTTAAGGAGACGCATTTAATAGACATAAAAAAGTTGTTGTTGGAAGGTTAA
- a CDS encoding pyridoxal-phosphate dependent enzyme encodes MYVLSCYNCGETFKDWGFAFQCPHGCDSLVYTKYSEKFSPKGEGLRRYSFWMPFEVDGDLPVLVKSEEFSEIADAEVFFVVHAYWPEMGVRLKTCSFKEVEALSSLRYSENFAEAITLASVGNTANAFIEHAKNFDLKVYLFVPEKVFEDLFEIERSENVTVVKVKGSYDDAQRFARIFSENRECKFEGGGRNFARRDALATSCYVYFEKFREMPDYYIQPIGSGTGVIAFYEGYKRVSKEFNVKKPKIVVVQNEPFTPVVDAWKKRSREINSYEDPLDKLYAKVLSNRNPLYSVKGGLYDILSDTDGEAIGISEAEAKKAGKIFKKEFGITLHPAAEVGLASLEKINVRGKILVNVTGAGLDRLKRDYKLRRVKEDFVVSSEEDLEMIE; translated from the coding sequence ATGTACGTTCTCTCCTGCTACAACTGTGGAGAGACTTTTAAAGACTGGGGATTCGCTTTCCAGTGTCCTCACGGCTGCGACTCCCTCGTCTATACAAAATACTCGGAAAAATTCTCCCCGAAAGGAGAGGGTTTGAGGAGGTACTCCTTCTGGATGCCGTTTGAGGTTGATGGGGATTTGCCGGTACTGGTTAAAAGTGAAGAGTTCAGCGAAATAGCCGATGCGGAGGTTTTCTTCGTAGTTCACGCTTACTGGCCGGAGATGGGCGTTAGGCTTAAAACGTGCTCCTTCAAAGAAGTCGAAGCTTTATCCTCTTTAAGGTATTCCGAAAACTTTGCAGAGGCAATAACTCTCGCTTCCGTCGGCAACACAGCCAACGCTTTTATAGAGCACGCTAAAAATTTCGACCTCAAAGTCTACCTCTTCGTTCCGGAAAAGGTTTTTGAAGACCTTTTCGAGATTGAAAGGAGCGAGAACGTTACGGTGGTGAAAGTTAAAGGATCGTACGATGACGCTCAAAGATTCGCAAGGATTTTTTCAGAAAATAGAGAATGCAAATTCGAAGGAGGGGGGAGAAACTTCGCGAGGAGGGATGCTTTAGCAACGAGCTGCTACGTTTACTTTGAAAAATTTAGGGAAATGCCGGATTACTACATTCAACCCATAGGCAGCGGGACGGGAGTTATAGCATTCTACGAAGGCTACAAGAGAGTTTCAAAAGAGTTTAACGTTAAAAAACCGAAGATAGTTGTCGTGCAGAACGAACCTTTTACTCCCGTTGTTGACGCTTGGAAGAAAAGGAGCAGAGAGATAAATTCCTACGAAGACCCCCTCGATAAGCTCTACGCGAAGGTTCTGTCTAACAGGAACCCGCTTTACAGCGTGAAAGGCGGACTTTACGACATTCTTTCAGATACAGACGGAGAAGCTATAGGCATTTCAGAGGCTGAAGCAAAAAAAGCCGGAAAAATTTTCAAGAAGGAGTTTGGAATCACTCTACATCCAGCTGCAGAAGTTGGTCTGGCTTCTCTTGAAAAAATTAATGTGAGAGGAAAAATACTCGTGAATGTAACCGGAGCCGGTTTGGACAGATTAAAGAGAGATTACAAGCTTAGAAGAGTTAAAGAAGACTTCGTCGTTTCCTCGGAAGAAGATCTGGAGATGATCGAATGA
- the dmpI gene encoding 4-oxalocrotonate tautomerase DmpI has product MPVIIFEGPKLSREQKSELVEKFTEIASNVTGIGREAFVVLIKENEPDNVGVGGKLLSELKK; this is encoded by the coding sequence ATGCCAGTCATAATTTTCGAGGGTCCGAAGTTGAGCAGAGAGCAGAAAAGCGAGCTCGTTGAGAAATTTACCGAAATTGCGTCGAACGTTACCGGTATTGGGAGAGAAGCGTTCGTCGTTCTAATTAAGGAAAACGAACCGGACAACGTTGGAGTGGGTGGAAAGCTTCTGTCTGAACTCAAAAAATAA